One Glycine soja cultivar W05 chromosome 2, ASM419377v2, whole genome shotgun sequence genomic region harbors:
- the LOC114378460 gene encoding vacuolar protein sorting-associated protein 51 homolog has protein sequence MVGNEIVVPMDDKAKRMRDLLSSFYSLDPSISNTTSKHASLDDINSTSFDPDQYMNILAHKSNLEGLLQRHVAMAAEIKNLDTDLQMLVYENYNKFISATDTIKRMKSNISGMETNMEQLLEKIMSVQSRSDSVNTSLFDKREHIEKLHRTCNLLRKVQFIYDLPDRLGKCIKSEAYADAVRFYIGAMPIFKAYGDSSFRECKQASEEAIAIVVKNLQGKLFSDSESIQVRADAAVLLKQLDFPVNNLKAKLFEKLEQSISDIQLNPEEINKASGEHSAHEAAIHEFVEAVRAFRVIFPDSEEQLVKLAQDLVTKNFVITEEYVKTRISPEELLGVLRAIWNDVLLIDEVLQEAALSNHSLEAAKVAVTSFVRSTFSHLLQDISDSLLQILKKDGAEQCTLDVVLDASTKAVLQGGLNVLLDFRKVLDDDSGILVRLRELITDWVQEGLQDFFRQLEDQFLLFSGRNNSSIQVHALAEGAQGYKAFAGLVLVLAQLSVFIEQTVIPKVTEEIAASFSGGSVRGYESGPAFVPGEICRKFRSAGEKFLHLYVNMRTQRVSLLLKKRFTTPNWVKHKEPRDVHMFVDLFLQELEVIVNEVKQTLPQGRRKHHRTDSNGSSVSSRSNPLREEKLGRSNTQRARSQLFETHLAKLFKQKVEIFTKVEYTQESVVTTIVKLGLKSLQEFVRLQTFNRSGFQQIQLDIQFLRIPLREIVEDEAAIDFLLDEVIVATAERCLDPIPLEPPILDKLIRAKLAKTEELNTISS, from the exons atggtGGGTAATGAAATAGTAGTACCAATGGACGACAAAGCGAAGAGGATGCGAGATCTGCTATCCAGTTTCTACTCCCTAGACCCTTCCATCTCCAACACCACCTCCAAACACGCTTCTCTCGACGACATCAATTCCACCTCCTTCGATCCCGATCAGTACATGAACATTCTG GCACACAAGTCCAATTTGGAAGGCCTTCTACAACGCCACGTTGCAATGGCTGCTGAAATCAAGAATCTCGACACCGACTTGCAAATGCTAGTTTACGAGAATTACAACAAGTTCATCAGTGCCACAGACACTATAAAGAG GATGAAAAGTAACATTTCGGGGATGGAGACGAATATGGAGCAGCTTCTTGAGAAG ATAATGTCTGTGCAGTCGAGAAGTGACAGTGTCAACACTTCTCTATTTGACAAAAGGGAGCATATTGAGAAACTGCATCGGACTTGTAATCTTCTTCGTAAAGTTCAG TTCATATATGATCTCCCCGATAGACTAGGCAAGTGCATCAAGTCGGAGGCCTATGCAGATGCAGTCAGGTTTTACATTGGAGCAATGCCAATTTTTAAG GCATATGGAGATTCATCATTCCGGGAGTGTAAGCAAGCTTCTGAAGAAGCGATAGCTATTGTAGTAAAAAACTTGCAG GGGAAGCTATTTTCAGATTCTGAATCAATACAAGTGAGAGCTGATGCAGCAGTGCTTCTTAAGCAGTTGGATTTTCCg GTGAACAATTTGAAGGCAAAGTTATTCGAAAAGTTAGAACAATCTATTTCAGACATTCAACTGAACCCTGAAGAAATAAATAAAGCTTCAGGGGAACATTCTGCTCATGAG GCAGCTATACATGAATTTGTGGAGGCAGTTCGTGCATTTCGAGTAATATTTCCTGATTCTGAAGAACAGTTGGTTAAACTTGCTCAAGATTTGGTTACCAA GAACTTTGTAATTACCGAGGAATATGTAAAGACACGGATTTCCCCAGAAGAACTACTTGGTGTTCTTC GAGCTATCTGGAATGACGTGCTCCTGATAGATGAAGTCTTACAGGAAGCAGCTCTCTCTAACCATTCTCTTGAG GCTGCAAAGGTTGCTGTCACGTCGTTTGTTAGAAGTACATTTTCTCATCTTCTGCAAGACATCTCAG ATTCCCTCTTACAAATCCTGAAAAAGGATGGAGCAGAACAGTGCACTCTTGATGTTGTTCTTGATGCAAGTACAAAAGCAGTTCTCCAAGGAGGACTGAATGTGTTGCTG GACTTCCGCAAAGTTTTAGATGATGACTCTGGGATCCTAGTTAGATTAAGAGAGTTAATTACTGATTGGGTTCAAGAAGGACTTCAAGACTTTTTTAGGCAACTTGAGGATCAGTTCCTTCTGTTTTCGGGAAGAAATAATTCATCTATTCAAGTACACGCTTTGGCAGAGGGAGCTCAAGGTTATAAAGCTTTTGCTGGCCTTGTCCTAGTGCTGGCACAATTGTCTGTTTTCATTGAACAAACTGTCATCCCAAAAGTCACTGAG GAAATAGCTGCTTCCTTTTCTGGTGGTAGTGTTAGAGGCTATGAATCTGGGCCTGCCTTTGTTCCTGGAGAAATATGTCGAAAATTTCGGTCAGCTGGTGAAAAATTCTTGCACCTG TACGTTAATATGAGAACTCAGAGGGTATCACTTCTCCTGAAGAAGAGGTTTACCACCCCTAATTGGGTTAAG CATAAGGAGCCAAGAGATGTTCATATGTTTGTTGATCTATTTCTTCAAGAG ctTGAAGTTATAGTTAACGAAGTGAAGCAGACTTTGCCTCAAGGTAGACGTAAGCACCACAGGACTGATAGTAATGGAAGTAGTGTTTCATCAAGGAGTAATCCCTTGCGGGAGGAGAAACTGGGTAGGTCAAATACTCAAAGGGCAAGGAGCCAGCTTTTCGAAACGCATCTAGCAAAATTGTTTAAGCAGAAAGTTGAAATTTTCACAAAAGTAGAATATACACAG GAGTCTGTTGTTACAACTATAGTTAAATTGGGCCTTAAAAGTTTACAAGAATTTGTCCGACTCCAGACTTTTAACCGAAGTGGATTCCAGCAAATTCAATTGGATATCCAGTTCCTAAGAATCCCTTTAAGGGAAATAGTTGAAGATGAAGCTGCAATCGACTTCTTGCTAGATGAG GTGATTGTTGCTACTGCAGAACGGTGTCTAGATCCGATTCCATTGGAGCCTCCCATATTGGACAAACTTATACGAGCAAAGTTGGCTAAAACCGAGGAGCTAAACACAATTTCTtcataa